One window of Sulfuricaulis sp. genomic DNA carries:
- a CDS encoding lipopolysaccharide biosynthesis protein has translation MPSDSSPLGRFFKHSTIYAFGNLLNRIAALLLLPIYTNYLTVAEYGALELFYVIAAVVTGFLSVGIAHATLRFYFEYESETDRNSVVTTNLTVSLLITIAGVLLIGQWHEPLARYAFGGAEYSRGVQIILVTLVLELSSQVSLAYMRAKEYSKLFVGIMFFKLLIQLGANTYFVVFLDKGVEGVLTGNLIAVAFGWTCLTAFVLSKCGYRFEWSKAVPSLKYSFPFLLSTLTGLTSSFADRILIDAFLSLQILGIYALALKFSELLESLIGEPFNRSYGAFRFSIMKDGNAAEIQARIVRYLLIGLCTTGLGIVYFAKDLLIVMSDPAYWPAASILPILMVGGLLKVLNYSFQTGILYEKKTHHIFQIGLIAAFTSVVSNFLLINWLGLIGACFAQVLTASVVLIVTNRISQRYFKVKYEYRQLMRIAAVTVLFYLLSVPLDSQQVSMDFLVKILLYVAFMAVMFFSGALHATEKAWLRSTLMRLIQRKGI, from the coding sequence TTGCCTTCCGATAGCTCGCCGCTGGGGCGATTTTTCAAGCATTCGACGATATACGCGTTCGGCAACTTGCTGAACCGTATTGCCGCGTTGTTGCTGCTGCCGATATATACCAACTACCTCACCGTCGCTGAATACGGCGCGCTCGAGCTTTTCTATGTCATTGCTGCAGTAGTGACGGGTTTTCTTTCCGTGGGTATTGCGCACGCTACCCTGCGTTTCTATTTTGAGTATGAATCCGAGACTGACCGAAATTCGGTAGTGACAACTAACTTGACGGTATCCCTGTTGATCACCATCGCGGGCGTATTGCTGATAGGGCAGTGGCACGAACCACTTGCCCGTTACGCATTTGGTGGCGCGGAATACAGTCGCGGCGTTCAGATTATTCTCGTTACCCTGGTGCTTGAACTTTCTTCCCAGGTGTCCCTGGCCTATATGCGTGCCAAGGAATATTCAAAGCTTTTTGTCGGTATCATGTTTTTCAAGCTTCTCATCCAGCTTGGGGCCAATACGTATTTCGTGGTTTTCCTGGACAAGGGCGTCGAAGGTGTTTTGACGGGGAATCTGATTGCCGTGGCCTTCGGATGGACCTGTCTCACCGCGTTTGTTCTTTCAAAATGCGGGTACCGATTTGAGTGGAGCAAGGCCGTGCCCTCTCTTAAATACAGCTTCCCCTTCCTGCTAAGCACGCTCACGGGCCTGACGTCTTCCTTCGCCGACAGAATCCTCATTGATGCCTTTTTGAGCCTGCAGATACTTGGTATTTATGCGTTGGCTCTCAAGTTTTCAGAGTTGCTGGAAAGCCTGATCGGCGAGCCCTTTAACCGCTCCTACGGAGCCTTCCGGTTTTCCATCATGAAAGATGGCAATGCAGCCGAGATTCAGGCGCGCATCGTCCGCTATTTGCTGATAGGACTGTGCACTACCGGTCTCGGCATCGTTTATTTCGCGAAAGATTTGCTGATTGTCATGTCTGACCCCGCCTATTGGCCTGCCGCCAGTATATTGCCCATCCTGATGGTTGGCGGCCTGCTCAAGGTGCTGAACTATTCGTTTCAAACCGGCATTCTCTATGAAAAGAAGACGCACCATATCTTTCAGATCGGATTGATCGCTGCCTTTACCAGTGTTGTATCGAATTTCCTGTTGATCAATTGGCTTGGGCTGATCGGGGCCTGTTTCGCGCAGGTCCTGACCGCCAGCGTGGTACTGATCGTCACCAACCGGATATCCCAGCGTTATTTCAAGGTTAAGTACGAGTATCGGCAGCTCATGAGAATTGCAGCGGTCACGGTACTTTTTTATCTGCTTTCCGTGCCACTGGATAGTCAGCAGGTTAGCATGGATTTTCTTGTGAAAATCCTGCTATATGTCGCGTTTATGGCCGTGATGTTTTTTTCAGGAGCCTTGCATGCAACGGAAAAGGCCTGGTTACGGTCGACATTGATGCGGTTGATCCAGCGTAAAGGCATCTAA
- a CDS encoding polysaccharide deacetylase family protein: protein MISAGRMVKHGLAALLPGLVLIRQRRAKHDIALTFDDGPHPQHTPRILDILDAGKATATFFIQGKIAQDHPSLVREIAARGHQIGNHGYSHLDARHASLRAYVQEAKQTQDVLQNILGKRIEKIFRPPYGNITGPSFLALAWHGFRFVFWSLDSRDSYIREPAALIAYIDSLHITGGDILLFHEDYAHTVESLSRIVESLKGRSLIFSRISDLGRHNEI from the coding sequence ATGATCAGCGCAGGCAGAATGGTCAAACATGGGCTTGCCGCCTTACTCCCCGGCCTGGTGCTGATCAGGCAAAGGCGCGCGAAACATGACATCGCGCTTACTTTTGACGATGGGCCGCACCCGCAACACACGCCACGAATCCTGGATATTCTCGATGCCGGCAAGGCCACCGCCACATTCTTTATCCAGGGAAAAATTGCGCAGGATCATCCCTCTCTTGTTCGGGAAATTGCTGCACGCGGACATCAAATCGGCAACCACGGCTATTCACATCTCGATGCGCGCCATGCAAGCTTGCGTGCCTATGTCCAGGAAGCGAAACAGACCCAGGATGTTCTGCAGAATATTCTCGGGAAACGGATCGAGAAAATATTCCGCCCACCCTACGGCAACATCACGGGACCATCTTTTTTAGCGCTGGCATGGCATGGATTCCGTTTCGTTTTCTGGTCACTGGACAGTCGGGATTCCTATATCCGTGAGCCGGCCGCACTGATAGCGTACATAGACTCACTTCATATTACCGGTGGAGATATCCTGCTGTTCCACGAAGACTATGCGCACACCGTGGAATCGCTGTCACGAATAGTGGAATCCCTGAAAGGCCGTTCCCTGATATTTTCCCGGATCAGTGATCTTGGCCGTCACAATGAAATATAA
- a CDS encoding glycosyltransferase family 4 protein: protein MKSARKNGPWPIICLVSELPPPPGGMAVQAEMLGAGLRQQGHEVINVPTNALPQNSAWRRIPLVRGIVNLSLFLSRLWPGCFRSNVVHVFSHSYLSFFLFTFPAVAAGKVMGKRVIIHYHGGAAGAFLRRWFWLARLALESADMIIVPSGFLAAVFMRHHLRTHEIPNILPVDSLPFRERSPLRPHVIMARHLEPDYNIACGLRAFSILRQSRPDATLTIAGDGSEKAMLASLCHELGISDSVIFTGNVENAKMKLLYDRADIYLNSSRVDNQPVSILEAFACGLPVVSTAVGGIPYMTRHGEDAMLAPDDDHAQLAAHMVALLQDSALSARLIHQARQRVREHAWEPIHSKLLKLYHGESRT, encoded by the coding sequence ATGAAATCCGCCCGGAAGAACGGCCCGTGGCCGATCATATGCCTGGTATCAGAGCTGCCCCCGCCTCCGGGCGGCATGGCGGTACAGGCGGAAATGCTTGGAGCCGGGCTGCGTCAGCAAGGGCACGAAGTCATCAATGTGCCAACCAATGCCCTGCCCCAAAATTCGGCCTGGCGCCGAATTCCGCTGGTGCGTGGCATAGTCAACCTCTCCCTATTCCTATCGCGGCTGTGGCCAGGCTGTTTCAGGTCCAATGTGGTTCATGTATTCAGCCATTCGTATCTGAGTTTCTTTCTCTTTACCTTTCCCGCTGTCGCTGCGGGCAAGGTGATGGGGAAACGTGTCATCATTCATTATCACGGCGGAGCTGCCGGTGCCTTCCTGAGGCGATGGTTCTGGCTTGCCCGGCTGGCGCTGGAATCGGCTGACATGATCATCGTTCCGTCCGGTTTTCTGGCAGCGGTATTCATGCGTCATCATCTGCGCACGCATGAAATCCCGAACATACTGCCAGTCGACAGCCTGCCTTTCCGGGAGCGCTCTCCTCTACGGCCGCACGTCATCATGGCCAGGCATCTGGAACCGGATTACAACATCGCATGCGGGTTAAGGGCGTTTTCAATCCTGCGTCAATCCCGCCCTGACGCCACGCTCACTATCGCCGGCGACGGCAGTGAAAAAGCCATGCTGGCTTCTCTCTGTCACGAGCTTGGCATAAGCGATAGCGTAATCTTCACGGGAAATGTCGAAAACGCAAAAATGAAATTGCTTTATGATCGCGCCGATATCTATCTCAATTCCTCGCGCGTGGATAATCAGCCGGTATCGATACTCGAAGCCTTCGCCTGCGGATTGCCGGTGGTGAGCACCGCCGTGGGCGGCATTCCCTACATGACCCGGCACGGCGAAGACGCCATGCTGGCGCCGGACGATGACCATGCGCAACTAGCGGCGCACATGGTCGCCCTGCTCCAGGACAGCGCGCTCAGCGCTCGCCTTATCCACCAGGCCCGACAACGCGTGCGAGAACATGCCTGGGAGCCCATCCATAGTAAACTCCTGAAGCTTTACCACGGCGAATCCCGGACATGA
- a CDS encoding O-antigen ligase, with translation MLIILVYLTTLFIAPQLWIEPFVDMRIDYYVYPLWALAVFFSREKNPLTLTPLDKFFLLMLLWIVLSMAVNGFHERSTEIIINYTKWLVLFKLVSMTVTSADRLRTVALMLVFFALVLAVEGIEHKTGESGLGWAGQTLGWIDPEAAAAGEPGRTRWINIFDGPGVFCVVYTVGLPFVMQYVVTPFGFGTRLLGMGLVGLLLVAIYFTGSRGGFLTTMALFALFIAVRYKVSLMKIALVGGVIGAAFMLAPSHLTTLDDSSKSTKHRVEMWIEGVEMVQHNPLFGIGKGNFLKYTSKLIAHNSSIEIMGETGLPGLFFWIGLIYLSLKNVVFYVRDTEDERDKAYATALGLSVLGYIASSMFVTLEYETFYFLLGLCAALGFRLKQPIVFTERDFWAISGMTVGWGILIKAFVIIYA, from the coding sequence GTGTTGATTATTCTTGTATACCTGACCACGCTCTTCATTGCCCCCCAGCTCTGGATCGAGCCCTTTGTGGACATGCGCATAGACTATTATGTCTACCCGTTGTGGGCGCTCGCGGTTTTTTTCTCCCGGGAAAAAAATCCACTTACCCTGACACCCTTGGACAAGTTTTTCCTGCTGATGCTGCTATGGATCGTCCTGTCCATGGCCGTAAACGGGTTCCATGAGCGCAGCACGGAAATCATCATCAATTACACCAAATGGCTCGTATTGTTCAAGCTGGTTTCCATGACGGTGACATCTGCCGATCGCTTGCGAACGGTGGCACTGATGCTGGTATTTTTCGCCCTGGTTCTCGCGGTGGAGGGCATTGAGCACAAGACCGGTGAGTCGGGCCTGGGCTGGGCCGGTCAGACCCTGGGGTGGATTGACCCGGAAGCCGCGGCCGCGGGTGAACCTGGTCGCACGCGGTGGATCAACATTTTCGATGGTCCCGGTGTATTTTGCGTTGTATACACGGTTGGGTTGCCATTTGTGATGCAGTATGTCGTGACGCCGTTTGGTTTCGGTACCAGGCTCCTTGGCATGGGCCTGGTAGGTCTCCTGCTGGTGGCGATCTACTTCACGGGCTCGCGCGGTGGTTTTCTGACAACGATGGCATTATTCGCGCTCTTCATAGCCGTACGCTACAAGGTTTCGTTGATGAAGATTGCACTTGTGGGAGGCGTCATCGGCGCTGCTTTCATGCTGGCGCCCAGTCACTTGACGACCCTGGACGATTCGAGCAAGTCCACTAAACACCGCGTCGAGATGTGGATTGAAGGTGTCGAAATGGTGCAGCACAACCCCCTGTTCGGGATTGGCAAGGGCAACTTTCTCAAGTACACCAGCAAGCTCATCGCCCACAATTCCAGCATCGAAATTATGGGTGAGACCGGCCTTCCCGGCCTGTTTTTCTGGATTGGTTTGATTTATCTGTCGTTAAAAAACGTGGTGTTTTATGTGCGCGACACCGAGGATGAACGCGACAAGGCCTATGCCACGGCTTTGGGGCTCAGTGTGCTTGGGTATATCGCCAGCTCCATGTTTGTCACGCTCGAATATGAAACGTTCTACTTCCTGCTGGGGCTCTGTGCCGCCCTGGGATTCAGACTGAAGCAGCCAATTGTATTCACGGAAAGGGATTTCTGGGCCATTTCCGGGATGACGGTGGGATGGGGCATACTGATCAAGGCGTTTGTCATTATTTATGCCTGA
- a CDS encoding polysaccharide deacetylase family protein, producing MRKKEYLAKAMAVTGMHGLSSFLRELKLGELPILAYHRVCDIENEEKFPFDPDLVSASPAAFAWQMNYLKERYHPITFEFLLNVLDDKEKLPRRPVIVTFDDGYDDNYVNAFPVLRSLEMPATIFISTGYVGSGKPFWFDLVAHILYHAPNGTLNVNELDLALSLDSGVDSRRAAAAALVAKLKRVNNAQRLKCLGWLESEFAGAMKISEFRLSRPLDWNQIREMSAAGMEFGSHTVSHPILSRLDATELQQELTESRQQLEKELGKVAPVLAYPVGGPEEFNDAVVRAAVTAGYRLGASYMPGVNRLGSMDRFRLRRQHVERYVSNAYFSGLLSLPEIFH from the coding sequence ATGAGAAAGAAGGAATATCTGGCGAAGGCAATGGCAGTGACAGGTATGCATGGCCTGTCATCCTTTCTGCGCGAGCTGAAACTCGGCGAGCTTCCGATTCTTGCCTATCATCGTGTTTGCGATATCGAAAACGAAGAGAAATTCCCGTTCGATCCCGATCTGGTCAGCGCCTCTCCCGCGGCATTTGCCTGGCAGATGAATTACCTCAAAGAGCGATATCATCCCATCACATTTGAATTTCTCTTGAATGTCCTAGACGACAAGGAGAAACTGCCCCGGCGTCCCGTAATCGTGACCTTCGACGACGGTTACGACGATAATTATGTAAATGCCTTTCCCGTGCTCCGTTCGCTTGAGATGCCCGCCACCATATTCATCTCTACCGGCTATGTTGGCAGCGGCAAGCCATTCTGGTTTGATCTGGTCGCGCATATTCTTTATCACGCTCCCAACGGCACTCTGAATGTTAATGAGCTGGATCTCGCGCTATCTCTGGATTCCGGCGTCGACTCGCGACGTGCAGCAGCAGCTGCCCTTGTCGCAAAACTTAAGCGCGTCAATAATGCGCAGCGACTGAAATGCCTTGGCTGGCTCGAAAGCGAGTTCGCCGGTGCCATGAAAATCAGCGAATTCCGCCTCAGCCGTCCGCTTGACTGGAATCAGATCCGTGAAATGAGTGCCGCCGGCATGGAATTTGGCTCGCATACCGTAAGCCACCCCATCCTGTCTCGACTTGATGCGACGGAACTTCAGCAGGAGCTGACGGAATCAAGGCAGCAGCTTGAGAAGGAATTGGGAAAGGTGGCGCCCGTGCTGGCCTATCCGGTGGGTGGACCCGAGGAATTCAACGACGCTGTAGTGCGCGCGGCAGTAACGGCAGGCTATCGTCTGGGAGCTTCCTACATGCCCGGGGTAAACCGGCTTGGCAGCATGGACCGGTTTCGCCTGCGGCGTCAGCATGTCGAGCGCTACGTGTCTAACGCCTATTTTTCTGGCCTGCTAAGCCTGCCGGAAATATTTCATTAA
- a CDS encoding glycosyltransferase family 4 protein: protein MKLNILYHHRTQGRGAEGVHIVSIVQALQAMGHSVTVLSPPGVDPLDPIHSAPVDKSQVKTGGVQTLWKWISRYLPNFLFELAEIGYNLPAWLRLRRLLATQKFDLIYERYAFFLVSGAVLARRRGIPFVLEANEVSGIAHRARPQSYPRLCAWFERILFSRCTGIHTVSSKLKQMILQQKVPDERVHVAPNAFNIAKIKTHGKNPALISEHHLEKKLVLGFAGWFDRWDRLDFFVEVFRELRKKHDNLHMVLIGDGPVLTEIRQFVARNSLTPHVTFTGPVARDRIYEYLSLIDIAVLPHSNDFGSPVVMFEFMGLKIPIVAPFLPPIEDVHTQGETAMLFEPLNAEKCRQVIERLITNPALRQQIAQRAFQKLQSDHTWHRNAALILESAGLPSAP, encoded by the coding sequence CGCAGAAGGCGTCCACATCGTCAGCATCGTGCAAGCCCTGCAGGCCATGGGGCATTCCGTGACGGTGTTGTCGCCTCCGGGCGTGGACCCGCTCGATCCCATACACAGCGCGCCCGTGGACAAATCGCAAGTCAAGACGGGAGGCGTGCAGACTCTGTGGAAATGGATCAGCCGGTATCTTCCAAATTTTCTTTTTGAACTTGCCGAGATCGGCTATAACCTTCCGGCGTGGCTGCGCCTGCGGCGCCTGCTGGCCACGCAGAAATTTGATCTGATCTATGAGCGTTATGCGTTCTTTCTTGTTTCCGGAGCTGTGCTGGCGCGTCGCCGTGGAATCCCGTTTGTGCTGGAGGCCAACGAGGTCAGCGGCATCGCCCATCGGGCGCGGCCACAGTCTTATCCGCGGCTGTGTGCCTGGTTTGAACGCATCCTGTTTTCACGCTGCACAGGTATTCATACGGTGTCATCTAAACTCAAGCAGATGATTCTGCAACAGAAGGTTCCGGACGAACGTGTACACGTCGCGCCCAATGCCTTCAATATCGCCAAAATCAAAACCCACGGGAAAAATCCGGCGTTGATCAGCGAGCACCATCTGGAAAAGAAACTGGTACTCGGTTTTGCCGGATGGTTCGATCGCTGGGACCGGCTCGACTTTTTTGTCGAGGTCTTCCGCGAGCTGCGCAAGAAGCATGATAATCTGCACATGGTCCTGATCGGTGACGGACCGGTTCTGACCGAGATCAGACAGTTTGTAGCCCGCAACAGTCTGACCCCTCATGTGACCTTCACCGGACCCGTGGCACGTGACCGAATTTATGAATACCTGTCTCTGATTGATATTGCCGTGCTGCCTCACTCCAATGACTTCGGCTCGCCGGTGGTCATGTTTGAATTCATGGGGCTGAAGATTCCCATCGTGGCGCCATTTTTGCCACCGATTGAGGATGTGCACACCCAGGGTGAAACCGCCATGCTGTTCGAACCATTGAATGCTGAAAAATGCCGGCAGGTCATTGAAAGGCTGATCACGAACCCGGCGCTGCGCCAACAGATTGCACAACGCGCCTTCCAGAAACTCCAGTCCGATCACACCTGGCACCGCAATGCCGCCCTGATACTGGAATCGGCCGGGCTACCCTCCGCTCCATGA
- a CDS encoding XrtA system polysaccharide deacetylase, with amino-acid sequence MKNAFTIDVEDYYQVEAFAGVVNKGAWGEYESRVVENTHRLLDLLDTYSVKGTFFILGYVAQHERALVREIADRGHEIASHGMSHTLVYTQTPEVFRDETRRSKALLEEICQRPVIGYRAATYSITRKSLWALDILHEEGFQYDSSIFPMRHDRYGIPDAQPYPNRLRTPAGYTLVEFPISIFRSGAVKLPVAGGGYFRLFPYPVTRWGLSRINRSGHEFVFYLHPWEVDPEQPRIQNAGAMSRFRHYLNLSQTRPRLERLLSDFSFTTMEDVLRTQALL; translated from the coding sequence ATGAAGAACGCATTTACCATCGACGTGGAAGACTACTACCAGGTGGAAGCCTTTGCCGGCGTGGTGAACAAAGGTGCCTGGGGAGAATACGAGTCGCGGGTGGTCGAAAATACTCATCGGCTTCTGGACTTGCTTGATACGTATTCAGTCAAGGGGACCTTCTTTATATTGGGATATGTGGCACAGCATGAACGCGCGCTCGTTCGTGAAATTGCCGACCGCGGCCACGAGATCGCGTCACACGGGATGAGTCATACGCTGGTATACACCCAGACACCCGAGGTATTCCGCGATGAAACCCGTCGCAGCAAGGCGCTGCTCGAGGAGATATGCCAGCGTCCGGTCATCGGATACCGCGCCGCGACGTATTCAATCACCCGTAAATCGCTGTGGGCGCTGGATATCCTTCATGAGGAGGGATTCCAGTATGATTCGAGTATATTTCCCATGCGCCACGACCGATACGGGATTCCCGATGCGCAACCCTACCCGAACCGCCTGCGCACGCCCGCTGGCTACACACTGGTGGAATTTCCCATCTCCATCTTTCGTTCGGGAGCGGTCAAGCTGCCTGTCGCGGGTGGTGGTTACTTTCGTCTGTTCCCTTATCCTGTCACACGTTGGGGCCTTTCTCGGATAAACCGGTCCGGACATGAATTTGTGTTCTATCTTCATCCCTGGGAGGTTGATCCAGAGCAGCCCCGTATACAGAACGCCGGGGCCATGTCCCGATTCCGGCATTATCTCAACCTGTCGCAGACCCGTCCCCGGCTTGAACGCCTGCTCAGTGATTTTTCCTTCACGACCATGGAGGATGTGCTTCGGACTCAGGCCTTGCTGTAG